From the genome of Alteromonas stellipolaris:
CCTTTAAAGAAATTTTGAAAGCGGAAAGCTATGGATCTCAAGGTGAAATAGTGGATGCCCTTAAAACTCAAGGTCATGACAATATTAGCCAGTCTAAAATTTCCCGCATGCTAAGTAAGTTTGGTGCGGTACGTACCCGCAATGCCCGTGGTGATATGGTGTACTGCCTTCCGCCTGAACTAGGCATGCCTACGGCTAAAAGCCCATTAAAGCAGCTGGTTCTCGATATTGTGCATAATAATGTGATGGTGATTATTCGCACCAGCCCAGGTGCAGCACAGCTTATTGCTCGTTTACTTGATTCATTAAGCAAAAAAGATGGTGTGCTTGGTACCATTGCGGGCGACGATACCATTTTTATCGCCCCAGCCGACGTGACACTTATTGAAGAGTTACGCCAACGGGTAGAAGACTTATTCGAGAACGTTTGAGGCTCTGCCTTGAGTTTTGAGCAAAAAAAACCGCCATCACAAGATGGCGGTAAAGAATTTGTACCAGGGAGATACAAAACAACTTGGTAGCTGTGCATTTAAATTATCACAGACTTAGAAAAGAGTAAGGAAAGAAAAGTAAAGAATTCGAAAAATAGAAATTAATTATAAATTTATAAAATCCAGCCTTTGATAAAAACAGGAAAATGTAAACTTAACTTTTAAAATTAAATAATATCACCATAATTAAAAAAACCTCAAGCATACCAACTTATGAATTCTAAAATCCACAACAATACCATTGTCATTAATTGTAATTACAGAAAATTCCTCTGACTTTTTCATCTGTACTGAAACGCCCCACCCACTTTTACTTAAACCAGACTTAACTACGCAGAATTTGCGCAAAGCCTACGTCAATCATGCACTAAACCTACACTATTCGCACACAAAAACTGCACACCACACACAGCCTCGCATTATTTTTGATTTCTCTTTTAACGAATATCCAGTGTTATCTTTAAATAAATATTAAGAGAGTAAAAGCAATAATTATTTTACCAATGTATAGAACCGTAAAGGTTTCATCACTCTGCGTATAATTAAAGTAAATTAGGTCTAAATAGAACAAATTATACACTTTGTAAATTGCCAAACAGCACGACGAAGTGCTTAAT
Proteins encoded in this window:
- the argR gene encoding transcriptional regulator ArgR → MANAKQEQLIKAFKEILKAESYGSQGEIVDALKTQGHDNISQSKISRMLSKFGAVRTRNARGDMVYCLPPELGMPTAKSPLKQLVLDIVHNNVMVIIRTSPGAAQLIARLLDSLSKKDGVLGTIAGDDTIFIAPADVTLIEELRQRVEDLFENV